A genomic region of Thunnus albacares chromosome 2, fThuAlb1.1, whole genome shotgun sequence contains the following coding sequences:
- the ccdc92 gene encoding coiled-coil domain-containing protein 92 — MASANVALENQLHSAQKNLLFLQQDHANTLKGLHAEIRRLQQQCTDLTYELTVRSSDPSDSSEVRCRELQRRCEELEAELKKKEEENTELLRDLEQKNAMISVLENTIKEREKKYLEELKMKSHKLAVLSGELEQRASTIAYLTSQLHATKKKLLAGSSSEASPNVSPVTSYKPTPPPKDRQPETPRRRMKKSLSQPLHPELTEVYRLGSDGRRLVLRETVDAMPDPTPFLQAGKESPEPQVVRERPAVIPPISSERSPVPPLGATASPRHSPARDRQHRAHVGVAHRIPHGTPPLAPPQAELETLAVDQVNEEKVVRKRSGADRTV, encoded by the exons ATGGCATCAGCAAACGTTGCGTTGGAAAATCAGCTGCACAGTGCGCAGAAAAACCTGCTCTTCCTCCAGCAGGACCATGCCAACACGTTGAAGGGGCTACATGCAGAGATCCGCAGATTACAACAGCAATGCACAG ACTTGACATACGAGCTCACTGTTAGAAGCTCTGACCCCTCAG ACAGCAGCGAGGTCCGATGCAGGGAGCTGCAGAGGAGGTGTGAGGAGCTGGAGGCCGAGCtaaagaagaaggaggaggagaacacaGAGCTGCTTAGAGACCTGGAGCAGAAGAACGCCATGATCTCTGTCCTGGAAAACACCatcaaagagagggagaagaagtacCTGGAGGAGCTTAAGATGAAGAGCCATAAGCTGGCTGTTTTGTCCGGGGAGCTTGAGCAAAGAGCGAGTACCATTGCTTACCTTACCTCACAGCTTCACGCCACCAAGAAGAAGCTGTTAGCCGGCAGCTCCTCTGAGGCCAGCCCCAACGTCAGCCCAGTCACCTCGTACAAGCCCACGCCTCCACCTAAGGACAGGCAGCCTGAAACCCCACGGCGCCGCATGAAGAAGAGCCTCTCCCAGCCTCTTCACCCTGAGCTGACAGAGGTGTACCGGCTCGGCTCAGACGGTAGGCGGCTGGTCCTGAGGGAGACAGTGGATGCCATGCCTGACCCAACACCCTTCCTGCAAGCTGGGAAAGAGTCTCCTGAACCGCAGGTGGTGCGAGAGCGGCCTGCTGTTATCCCTCCTATTTCCTCTGAGCGCTCCCCTGTCCCTCCCCTGGGTGCTACGGCCAGCCCTCGCCACAGCCCTGCTCGGGACCGTCAGCACAGGGCTCATGTAGGCGTGGCACACCGCATCCCACATGGCACCCCTCCCCTGGCCCCACCGCAGGCAGAGCTGGAGACACTGGCAGTGGACCAGGTCAACGAGGAGAAGGTTGTGAGGAAGCGTTCTGGAGCCGACAGGACAGTTTAA
- the lgi3 gene encoding leucine-rich repeat LGI family member 3, with protein MLELGPRWLRLICLSVVCLFLCLPKESNARRAPKIPRCPATCSCTKDSAFCVDTKAIPKSFPPGIISLTMVNAAFTTIPEGAFSHLHLLQFLLLNSNTFTTIADDAFAGLSNLQYLFIENNDIQTLSKYTFRGLKSLTHLSLSNNNLQQMPRDLFKHLDILTDLDLRGNSFHCDCKIKWLVDWMEKTNTSVPAIYCASPFEFQGRRIHDLAPRDFNCISADFAVYETFPFHSVSVESYEFNGDQFVAFAQPDSGFCTLYVWDHVEMVFRRFHNITSRSAVYCKPVVINNTLYMVVAQLFGGSHIYKWEEDPQRFVKIQDIDTTRVRKPNFVETFQLDGEWYFVVADSSKAGSTSIYRWNSNGFYSHQSLHPWHRDTHVEFLDVGGKPHLILSSASQPPVVYQWNRSQKQFAFYSQITELADVQMVKHFWVRKVLYLCLTRFIGDSKILRWEGQRFVEIQTLPSRGSMAVYPFTVGLRQYLLLGSDFSFSRVYLWDDLTQRFQPFQELNMRAPRAFSLVSVDNKDILLAASFKGNTLAYQHLVVDLSAK; from the exons ATGCTGGAGCTCGGACCGAGATGGCTGAGGCTGATCTGCTTGTCGGTTGTgtgcctgtttctctgtctgccAAAGGAATCAAATGCCAGGAGAGCCCCCAAGATACCCCGCTGTCCTGCGACTTGCTCCTGCACCAAAGACAGCGCCTTCTGTGTGGATACCAAGGCTATACCAAAGAGCTTCCCCCCTGGAATCATCTCTCT GACGATGGTGAATGCAGCCTTTACAACAATCCCAGAGGGAGCTTTCTCACACCTTCACCTGCTGCAGTTCCT GCTCTTGAACTCCAACACATTCACCACAATTGCTGACGATGCCTTTGCTGGTCTTTCCAACCTACAGTACCT GTTCATTGAAAATAATGACATCCAGACTCTCTCAAAGTATACCTTCAGAGGACTCAAATCCCTGACTCATCT ATCTCTCTCAAACAACAACCTTCAGCAGATGCCTAGAGATCTCTTCAAACATCTAGACATCCTCACAGATTT AGACCTCCGAGGGAACTCTTTCCACTGTGACTGTAAAATCAAGTGGCTGGTGGACTGGATGGAAAAGACAAACACTTCTGTTCCTGCCATCTACTGCGCCAGCCCCTTTGAATTCCAGGGACGCAGAATCCATGATCTCGCACCACGAGATTTCAACTGCATCAGCGCAG ATTTCGCTGTTTATGAAACCTTCCCCTTCCACTCTGTGTCAGTGGAGTCTTATGAGTTTAATGGAGATCAGTTTGTGGCCTTTGCTCAGCCTGATTCAGGTTTCTGCACTCTGTACGTATGGGATCATGTGGAGATGGTCTTCAGGAGGTTTCATAACATTACCT CTCGTTCTGCTGTGTACTGCAAACCAGTGGTGATAAACAACACACTTTACATGGTTGTGGCTCAACTTTTCGGTGGATCTCATATATACAA GTGGGAAGAGGACCCACAGCGCTTTGTAAAGATCCAAGACATTGACACCACTCGGGTAAGGAAGCCCAACTTTGTGGAGACCTTCCAGCTGGATGGAGAATGGTACTTTGTAGTAGCAGACAGTTCCAAGGCCGGCTCAACCAGCATTTATCGATGGAACAGCAATGGTTTTTATTCCCATCAATCCCTCCATCCCTGGCATCGGGACACCCATGTGGAGTTCCTTGACGTTGGGGGAAAGCCTCACCTCATCCTCTCCAGCGCCTCTCAGCCACCAGTGGTTTACCAGTGGAACCGAAGCCAGAAGCAGTTTGCTTTCTACTCCCAAATCACTGAGTTAGCCGACGTACAGATGGTTAAGCACTTTTGGGTGAGGAAAGTTCTTTACCTTTGCCTCACACGCTTCATTGGCGACTCCAAGATCCTCCGCTGGGAAGGGCAGCGTTTCGTGGAGATCCAGACTCTTCCCTCTCGGGGCTCAATGGCAGTGTATCCCTTCACGGTGGGCCTCCGCCAGTACCTCCTCCTTGGAAGTGATTTCTCCTTCTCCAGGGTTTACTTGTGGGATGATCTCACTCAGCGCTTTCAGCCCTTCCAGGAGCTCAACATGAGAGCCCCGCGGGCGTTCAGCTTGGTATCTGTTGACAACAAGGACATCCTGTTGGCTGCCAGCTTCAAAGGCAACACCCTGGCCTACCAGCACCTGGTGGTGGATCTGAGTGCCAAGTAG
- the chmp7 gene encoding charged multivesicular body protein 7, with the protein MSKSTETTLPPEWDDDERMNFMFSDFKENRDVNTTDWDSKMDFWTAVVTQSCRDRGTVCVNLQDLNKSFRRKEKSPLGLPTVIQSMARCGKIQRESEFAANVDCGWLSWGVGLLLVKPLKWTFSTLLGSSRVPLEESFVVIELVKEKAAELLRVYRSSEFASRSILSFQELCTLSSDVCADESTLCMALLQLQRDKQVMVSLHEGEKIVKFCQPGQDRVCPVSDVDIGIYQLQRSEKLLGERVEKLGLEADKCKEEARVLLREGKKSQALRCLKGRKRVEKRADNLFAKLESIRGILDRIAQSQTDKMVMQAYQAGVAALRLSLKDVTVERAESLVDQIQELCDTQDEVNQTISGGVTGADEDIDELEEELKSLLDESKPDIGLPEIPTNRLGPVWEPSVTGDNLLNSLPAVPQKQLNITTEQLEEELNQLTLMDSGLQQKKSPTKRLEPAQ; encoded by the exons ATGTCGAAGTCCACTGAAACGACCCTGCCACCGGAGTGGGACGACGACGAGCGGATGAATTTTATGTTCTCCGACTTCAAGGAGAATCGGGATGTGAACACGACGGACTGGGACAGTAAAATGGACTTCTGGACGGCTGTGGTGACACAGAGCTGCAGGGACCGCGGCACCGTGTGTGTCAACCTGCAGGACCTGAACAAGAGCttcaggaggaaagagaaatcaCCGCTGGGCTTGCCGACTGTCATCCAGTCCATGGCCAG ATGTGGGAAGATTCAGAGGGAGTCAGAGTTTGCTGCTAATGTGGACTGTGGCTGGCTGTCCTGGGGAGTTGGCCTGCTGCTGGTGAAGCCTCTGAAATGGACCTTCTCCACTCTCCTGGGAAGCAGCCGTGTGCCTTTGGAGGAGTCGTTTGTTGTCATCGAATTAGTGAAG GAGAAAGCAGCAGAATTACTCAGGGTCTACCGGAGCAGTGAATTTGCAAGCCGCTCCATACTTTCATTTCAAGAGCTTTGCACACTCTCCTCTGATGTTTGTGCTGATGAGAGCACCCTTTGCATGGCTctcctgcagctgcagagggACAAACAAGTGATGGTTTCGTTGCACGAAGGCGAGAAG ATTGTTAAGTTTTGTCAGCCAGGGCAGGATCGCGTCTGTCCTGTCAGTGATGTGGATATAGGCATCTACCAGTTACAGCGCAGTGAGAAACTGCTGGGAGAGCGGGTAGAGAAACTGGGCCTTGAAGCTGACAA GTGCAAAGAGGAAGCAAGGGTTCTGCTTCGGGAAGGCAAGAAATCACAG GCACTGAGGTGTTTGAAAGGCCGAAAGAGGGTAGAAAAGAGAGCAGACAACTTGTTTGCCAAGCTGGAGTCTATCAGAGGAATCCTGGACAGAATAGCCCAATCACAGACTGATAAGATG GTTATGCAAGCATATCAGGCTGGAGTGGCTGCACTTAGACTTTCTCTTAAGGATGTGACGGTGGAACGTGCTGAGAGCCTTGTGGATCAAATCCAGGAG TTATGTGACACTCAAGATGAGGTGAACCAAACTATATCTGGCGGTGTGACCGGCGCAG ATGAAGACATAGATGAGTTGGAGGAAGAACTGAAATCATTGTTGGATGAGTCCAAGCCGGATATAGGTTTACCTGAAATTCCAACAAATCGTCTTGGACCTGTCTGGGAGCCGAGCGTCACAGGTGACAACCTGCTTAATTCTCTGCCTGCTGTACCTCAGAAGCAGCTGAATATTACCACTGAACAGCTGGAGGAAGAATTGAATCAGTTAACTCTAATGGATTCAG gCTTACAGCAGAAGAAATCGCCAACCAAGAGATTAGAGCCTGCACAGTGA